The sequence below is a genomic window from Shinella zoogloeoides.
CCGGCGGTGGCCGTCCCGCGGGCGGCAGCCGCCCGCGCGGCAAGGGGAAGTAAGCGCAAGTGCGGATCGTCGGCGGAGAGTTCCGCGGCCGTTCGCTCGCGACGCCGAAGTCGGACGACATCCGTCCGACGACGGACCGCACGCGCGAAAGCCTGTTCAACATCCTGTCGCATGCCTATCCCGAGGCGCTCGACGGCACGCGCGTGCTCGATCTCTTCGCGGGAACGGGCGCGGTCGGCCTCGAGGCGCTGTCGCGGGGCGCGCGCGCCGTGCTCTTCGTCGAGCAGGGCGTCGAGGGCAGGGGGCTCCTGCATTCCAACATCGAAACGCTCGGCGTGATCGGCCGCGCCAAAATCTTTCGGCGCGATGCCACGGCGCTCGGCGGCGTCGGCACGATGGAGCCGTTCGATTTCCTCTTCGCCGATCCGCCCTACGCCAAGGGGTTCGGCGAGCGGGCGCTCGATGCGGCCGCCCGCGGCGGCTGGCTGGTCGACGGCGCCCTTGCGATCCTAGAGGAGCGCGCCGATATTCAGCCTGCCGCCGTCGACGGCTTCGATCTCATCGAAGTGCGCACCTTCGGCGACACGCGCATGCATTTCTATCGCTACCGGGCCGGCTGACCGTCAGGGCCTGCGCAGGAGATCTGAGCGATGACCGGTGCCCTCGTTTCCGTTGAACATCCGCAGGCCGGCGGGCCGACCGTCGCCATCGCGCTCGGCGGCGGCGGGGCGCGGGGCCTTGCCCATATCCATGTCATCGAGGTGCTGGACGAACTCGGCATCCGCCCGGTGCTGATATCGGGCGCCTCCATCGGCGCCATCATGGGCGCGGCCATGGCGGCCGGCATGTCGGGCAGGGAA
It includes:
- the rsmD gene encoding 16S rRNA (guanine(966)-N(2))-methyltransferase RsmD, whose protein sequence is MRIVGGEFRGRSLATPKSDDIRPTTDRTRESLFNILSHAYPEALDGTRVLDLFAGTGAVGLEALSRGARAVLFVEQGVEGRGLLHSNIETLGVIGRAKIFRRDATALGGVGTMEPFDFLFADPPYAKGFGERALDAAARGGWLVDGALAILEERADIQPAAVDGFDLIEVRTFGDTRMHFYRYRAG